CAAAGCGGTTGAGAGAATCGTTGGTGTAACGCCGACTCAATCCAGTACTGATACTGCTGGCGCGTCTTTTATTGGCACTGTCTCCGAAAACATTGAGATCAAGCGCGATGCTTTCTTCCAGATGAGTATTCCAGATGCGGCAAAGAAGTTCCTGGTGATGAGCAAAGCAGCCAAGACCACGCAAGAAATTGCCGAAGCATTGGAGCGCGGCGGAATGACCCATGCCTCGGGGAATTTTGCGAACTCAGTTGGCTCGGTACTTCACCGATTAGACAATGCCGGCGGGGACATCTTGCGCGTCGGTCGCGGGACGTGGGGGCTTGCCGAATGGTATCCCGGACGCCGCCGAACCAAAGCTAGCAAACTCCAAGAATTGATTACCGACGTAGAAAATAGAGACGCCCCGCAAGATCTCTCTAGCGAGGCGTCAGGAGAAGATATTGATGTAACCTAAAAAAAATCTTCTCATTCCGGCGGCGTGGCCGAACGGTCAGGCACTGGACCTTTCAATTCTAGGAAACCTGGTTCGACTCCAGGCGCCGCCTTCCCCACATCACCAGTTATGGGAATCATCTTGCGCTGTTCAATTCCCATTACCGGTACTTTAAATATCGGCAGTATGTGTCGCTTTGTCAAGCTGAGCCGAGAAATGCTCTAACGCGCCCACCGCTTCCTAGCAGCAGCTAACGCAATTTTCTTACGTTGTTCGTGTGACAGCTTTTTAGCTCTAGCGCCTCCACCGACCTTACCGCCAAGTTTTCCCCGACTCACTGCAGCCGGATCTTTGCCGTCCTCTATTCGATCTTCAACCTGCCCCGTCGCAATGTCGCCTATGAGCTTAGCGAGAGCAAAGGTGTCGCGTGGGCGC
This region of Pseudomonadota bacterium genomic DNA includes:
- a CDS encoding winged helix-turn-helix domain-containing protein; amino-acid sequence: MSSENIDYSVVLADLIAKRDDLNAAIKAVERIVGVTPTQSSTDTAGASFIGTVSENIEIKRDAFFQMSIPDAAKKFLVMSKAAKTTQEIAEALERGGMTHASGNFANSVGSVLHRLDNAGGDILRVGRGTWGLAEWYPGRRRTKASKLQELITDVENRDAPQDLSSEASGEDIDVT